Within the Thermanaeromonas toyohensis ToBE genome, the region GTCTTCGGCAGTGGACAGATCCGGCAATAATTGCTAAAATACTCTTGAACTAAAGGCCCCGGAGGATAATATGGCCTTAGCTGATACCTTTAAACGCGTCGGTTTGATGGGGGGCACCTTCGACCCCATTCACTATGGCCACTTAGTTACTGCCGAGGCTGCTCGCTGCGAGTTTAACTTGGACAAAGTTATCTTTATTCCTTCGGGGCAGCCGCCCCATAAGAAGGATTATGAGGTTACGTCAGCCGAGCACCGTTACCGCATGACTGTGCTGGCCACCGCTAGCAATCCGTACTTTGAGGTTTCGCGGATAGAAATAGATCGCCCAGGTCTTTCCTATACCGTGGATACGGTAAGCGAATACCGCAGGCTATGGGGGCCTGAGCCAGAAATTTACTTTATAACGGGGGCTGATGCTATCCTGGAGATTCTCCACTGGAAGGATGTAGATATACTTTTAACCAGGTGCCATTTTATAGCAGCTACCCGGCCTGGTTTTCCCTTGGCTAGGCTGGAAGAAGTTAAACCTCGTCTGCCCCAGGACGCGGAACAGCGTATTCATCTTTTAGAGGTACCAGCTTTGGCTATTTCTTCCACAGACATTCGGCGGCGTGTGAGGGAGGGTAAGAGTATCAAATACCTTTTGCCCGAACCTGTAGAAGAGTATATAAGGGAGCAAGGGCTATATCGAGAATGAAGGAAACGCATTATGATAAACTCTTAGCTCAGAAGCTATCCCCTGCACGCTACCGTCATAGCCAGGGGGTAGCTTCTTACGCTGCGGAGTTGGCCCTCAAGTACAGGGCAGAAATAGGAAAGGCTAGACTCGCTGGGTTGTTACATGATTATGCCCGGGACCTGCCGGATGAAGAGATATTAGCCTTAGCCGAAAAAGCTGGTCTGATAACCTGCGAAGTAGAGAGAAAATTACCTATACTATTACACGGGCCGGTGGGAGCTTACCTTATACGGAGGGAGCTGGGCCTAGATGACGAGGAGATCTTGCAGGCCATCAGCCGTCATACTGTAGGCTCGGCAGATATGACCCTCCTAGATAAAATAATCTACCTGGCGGATGCTTTAGAACCTGGTCGACATTATCCGGGGGTGGAGTTTCTTCGTAGCTTGGTGGAGGAGGATCTGGATAAAGCCTTACTAAAAGCCCTGGAGAGCAGCATAACTTATGTCCTTAAAAAAGGCCAACTATTACACCCGGCTACAGTGGAGGCCAGGAATTACCTGTTGTTAAAGGGGAATAGTTAAATTCCAGGAAGGTATGTGGGGTAATCTTAATTTTAAGGGGGTTTTGCTTGCTTGGTAGATGCTTTGCGGGTGGCCCAGGTAGCCGCTCGGGCCGCTCGTGATAAAAAGGGGCAACAAGTTGTTATATTAGACATACGCAAGATTTCACTAATAGCTGACTACTTCGTTATAACCCATGGTACCTCCATCCCCCAGGTGCAGGCTATTGCCCGAGAAGTGGAGGAGAAGGTCACGGCCTTGGGAGAAAGGCTTTTGCGGAGGGAGGGTTTTGATTCTGCCCGGTGGATCCTCCTCGATTTTGGGGCCGTGGTAGTCCATGTGTTTATGGAGGAAGAGCGCAAGTTTTATGATCTGGAACGCCTGTGGGGGGATGCCGAGGTGATAGAAGATAATGGTTTTTAAAGGGTAGCTGGAAGGGAGTGAAAAAGAATCTTGGAGGCTAGATATAACTTTAAAGAGATAGAGCCCAAATGGCAGCGTCGGTGGGAGGCTAACGAACTTTACAAAGTACGGGAGGATGACCCGCGTCCTAAGTTTTATTGCCTGGAGATGTTTCCCTATCCTTCAGGCAACCTCCACATGGGACATGTGCGTAACTATACCATTGGAGACGTGGTAGCCCGCTTCAAGCGTATGCGTGGGTTTAATGTCCTGCACCCTATGGGCTGGGATGCCTTCGGCCTGCCAGCAGAAAATGCTGCCATCAAGCACGGGATACATCCGGCGGAGTGGACTTGGAAGAACATTGCCAACATGCGCCGGCAGCTAAAGTCTATGGGTATAAGTTATGACTGGGACCGGGAGATTGCCACCTGCCATCCCAGCTATTACAGATGGACCCAGTGGCTGTTCCTCCAAATGTATAAACATGGATTGGCCTACCGCAAAAAGGCTGCCGTGAACTGGTGCCCTTCTTGTGCCACAGTGCTGGCCAATGAGCAGGTAGTAGGAGGGGCTTGTGAACGCTGTGGTACCCCTGTAACTCGCCGGGACTTGGAGCAGTGGTTCTTCCGTATTACAAAGTACGCGGACCGTTTACTAGAGGATTTAAAGAAGCTCCCTGGTTGGCCGGAAAAGGTCAAGGTGATGCAAGAAAACTGGATCGGTAAGAGCTTCGGTGCCGAGGTGGTCTTTCGCTTGGAGGGGAGCGAGGAGGAGATTCCTGTTTTTACTACCCGTCCCGATACCCTTTTCGGGGTAACTTATATGGTGTTAGCTCCGGAGCATCCCCTAGTGGAAAAGCTTACGCGCGGTACGCCCTATGAAGAGGAAGTGCATAGGTTTGTAGAGGCTGCCCGCCATTTAAGCACCTTGGACCGTACTGCCACAGAGAAAGAAAAGGAAGGCATGTTCATTGGCGCTTATGCTGTAAATCCCGTCAATGGGGAAAAGATCCCTGTCTGGATCGCCAACTATGTGCTCATGGAATACGGTACGGGGGCAGTCATGGGTGTACCAGCCCACGACCAGCGGGACTTCGAGTTCGCCCGGAAATATGGGTTACCTATAAAGGTGGTTATCCAGCCTCCCGACCAAGAACTGAATCCCTCCACTATGGAGCAGGCCTATGTAGATCCGGGTATAATGGTGGATTCCGGCCCCTTTACTGGATTGCCCAGCGAAGAGGGTAAAGACAAGGTAATAGCTTACCTGGAAGAAAGAGGGTTGGGAAGACGGAAAGTTAATTATAAGCTACGGGATTGGCTCATTTCCCGACAGCGGTACTGGGGGGCTCCCATCCCCATAATCTACTGCGACCGTTGCGGTATTGTACCTGTGCCAGAAGAGGATTTGCCGGTTATCCTGCCGGAGGGGGTAGAGTTTAAACCTACAGGAGAATCTCCTCTTAAGGAATGCCCGGAGTTTGTGAATACTACTTGCCCAGCCTGCGGGTCGCCGGCCCGGCGAGAGACGGACACCATGGATACCTTTGTCTGTTCTTCCTGGTACTTCCTGCGTTATACCAGCCCCCATAGCCAGGAAGTACCTTTCGAGCGGGAAAAGGTAGATTACTGGATGAACGTAGATCAATATATCGGGGGCGTGGAGCATGCCATCCTCCATCTCATGTATGCCCGTTTCTTTACTAAAGCCCTGTACGATTTCGGATTGGTGGGGGTGGAGGAACCCTTTAAGAATCTACTTACCCAAGGTATGGTTCTTAAAGATGGGGGTAAGATGTCCAAATCCAAGGGAAATGTTGTAAGCCCGGAGGAGATCATCGACCGCTATGGCGCAGATACTGCCCGCCTCTTTATCTTATTTGCTGCTCCTCCAGAACGGGATCTGGAGTGGAGCGACCAGGGGGTAGAAGGTTGCTATCGTTTTTTAAACCGTGTCTGGAGGTTGGTCTATAATTATAGCAGCAGAGTACGGGGGATAGAGGAGAATAAAGGCATTAGACTCCTGAAAAAAGCTGACAAGGAGCTGTACCGCTTGCTCCATGCTACCATCAAAAAAGTAACGGAGGATATAGAGGAACGTTTTAACTTTAATACGGCCATAAGCGCCATCATGGAGCTGGTCAATGGGCTCTACGATTACCAGGAGCAGGTTGTTCCTGAGGAGCAAAATTTACTTTTAGTAAAAGAAGCTTTGAGCAAATTAATCGTCCTTCTGGCGCCCTTTGCGCCCCATATAGCGGAGGAGCTCTGGCAGGGGATAGGTAAAGAGAAAAGCGTCCATTTGGAGAGTTGGCCGGAGTATGACCCCGAGGCTCTTGTGGCCGATGAGGTTACGGTGGTGGTCCAGATCAACGGTAAGGTCCGCGACCGTATTCAGGTACCGGCTGGTCTAAAGGAGGAGGAGCTCCGGGAAGTTGTCCTTTCCCGGGAGAAGGTGGCTAATTGGTTAAAAGGGCAGCAGCTACTTAAAGTTATTGTGGTACCGGATAAACTGGTTAATCTGGTGGTGCGTAAAGCTGGCTAAGGGGGGAAGAAATTATGCCGGTGGCCCAGATAACAGTTATTCCCTTAGGGGGTCCAGGCTCACCCAGTATAAGCTCTTATGTAGCGGAGCTGCAGCGGCTTCTAGGAGAGACACCGGGGATCAAGTTCCAGCTTACGCCCATGGCTACAGTAGTGGAAGGGGACCTGGATATCCTTTTCCAGGTTTTCCGGCGGATGCACGAGCTCCCCTTTAAGAAAGGCGCCTTAAGGGTGATAACTTCCATTAGCATAGACGATCGGAAGGATAAGGAGCTTACCATGGAAGGCAAGCTAGAATCCGTGCGAAAGAAGCTTAAGGAAGGGTAAAGGCCAAGCAGGAATTTGACTTACATGTGTTGTATACAATTAACCTGTGTGTTTTTACGTATTTTTACGGTGCCACCTTTGCTGCCCAACTTTCTAGTCAAAGGGGATGGCCCATTGATCTTAGGGCTGATTATTATCCTCATTCTAGTATTAACTTTACCTTTCTTAGTTAAGCCTGTAGAGCATAACTTAGAGCCCTTCCTCTTTTTTATGGGTTTGCTGGCCACCATAGTCGCCGGCGTGTTAAGGAAGGAGCTGGTGGTAGAGATTTTAGAGAACCACCTGCTTTATATGATCACGCTAGCAGTGCTGCTAGCCGGCATCCTCTTTAAGATACTCCAGAAGAGGGTTAAGGGCGCTATCAATGGGATATTAAAGTTCCTCCCCTTAAAAGTGTTTTTGGCATTGATTATAATCCTTTTAGGCCTTCTTAGTAGTATTATTACGGCCATCATCGCTTCCCTAGTATTGGTGGAAATCATAAACAACCTGCCCCTGGACCGACGTAATAAGATACGGTTAGATATTATAGCTTGCTTCTCCATAGGCTTGGGGGCGGCCCTGACCCCCATTGGTGAACCCCTTTCCACCATTGCTACTTCCAAACTGGATGTCGACTTTTGGTACCTTATGCGGGAAATAGGGGATCTTATTATTCCAGGTATCGTAGCCTTGGGCCTCCTAGAGACTTACCTCCTCCGCACCCAGGGGAGGAGTGAAACACTGGTGGCTGAACAGGAGGAAGAGACCTACGCTGGAGTAATTATAAGGGCCCTAAAGGTTTTTCTATTCGTTCTGGCTTTAGAATTGCTGGGCGCTGGGTTTAAGCCGGTTATTGACACTTATATTATTCCCCTGGACAGCCGCCTCTTGTACTGGATAAATATCATTTCCGCCATCCTGGATAATGCTACCTTGGCGGCTGCCGAGATAAGCCCCAAGATGACCTCTACCCAGATCGAGGCTATCCTTATGGGCCTGCTTATAAGTGGAGGTATGCTCATCCCTGGTAATATTCCTAATATAGTGTCTGCGGGTAGGTTGAAGATTACTAGCAGGGAGTGGGCAGCCCTGGGCGTACCTCTGGGGCTTATAATCCTAACTATTTACTATTTGATTATATTTGTGTTATAGCGTTACCACCTCTGGGGTGAAAAAAATGTGGGAGTGGGATAGCCGGGCGCGTTGGGTACTAATCCTTATCATCGCGGCCCTCCTGTTTGGCGCTGGGGTACAATATGGGAAGTGGAGGCAGGCTGGGGAAATGGCTGGGCCTGCTGTGGAACGAGGGGTAGTAGGTTCGCCAGCTTTAAAGGATAGGCCACGCGAGGGAGAGGATAGGCAGCCTCCTGTTTCAAAAGGGGAGGAGTTCATTAAGATCCACGTAGCGGGAGCCGTAGAACGGCCGGGGGTATACCAGTTGCCTACAGGTGCCCGAGTAAATGAAGCCCTGAAACTGGCAGGGCTTCTTCCTGAAGCAGATCCCCATGCCCTTAATTTAGCCGCACCTTTAGCCGACGGTCAGCAAATTATTGTACCGCGGATGGGTGAGGAAGGTAAGGTTATTCCTTCCGGACCTGTTGGTTCAGGGAGCAGTAAACTGCAAGGGAAGGTAAATATAAACACTGCTGGCCTAGAAGAGCTGGATAGCCTTCCGGGGTTAGGGCCCAGCCTGGCCCAAAGGATCATCGAATACCGCCAACAGCATGGCCCCTTCCAGAACATCGAAGACCTGCAGAACGTGCCTGGTATCGGGGCCAAACGCTGGGAGAATCTTAAGGATTTAATTACTGTGCGTTAAGTAGGCTAGTTAAGCAAGTAGAAGAGCTTATTTTAGTAAAATATTAAGGCGAAGGAAGGTTCGATTAGATGACTGTATTTCAAGCCTTAGTCCTGGGAGCTATCCAGGGGATAGCTGAATTTTTGCCCATCTCCAGTTCGGCCCATCTTATCTTGACCCGCTTTTTTTTCGGTTGGCCAGACCCGGGTTTGGCCTTCGATGTGGCCCTTCATGTAGGGACTTTGGTTGGTGTGGTAACCTACTTTTGGTCTGAATTGACTAGCCTACTTTTGGCTGGCTTTACCCAGCCCCGCAGCCAGGAAGGGCGCCTCTTCTGGTATATTATTGCGGCGTCCATACCTGGTGGGTTATTTGGGGTAACTTTGGAGGAACAGGCCCAGACTGTCTTTAGAACGCCTGCTTTAATTGCCGCTACCCTTACACTGATGGGTATCGGCCTCTGGGCTTCCGACCGATGGGGGCGTAAAAAGAGGGGGCTTAAAGAGATAAATATATGGGATACCTTTCTAGTAGGTTTTTCCCAGGCTTTGGCCATCATACCTGGGGTATCCCGTTCAGGTATAACTATGACTGCCGGTTTGTTAGGGGGATTAACCAGGGAAGCTGCGGCCCGTTTCTCTTTTTTGCTTTCAGTTCCCATCATAGCTGGTGCCGCCTTCTGGGAATTACGCCATATATCATGGCGACATATAGATCTTGCCTTTGCTGGAGGCGTCTTCACTTCGGCCCTTCTAGGATTTTTGGCCATCAAGTTTCTCCTTAGGTACTTACGCCGGGGTAGTTTCGGGGTTTTCGCCTGGTACCGTCTCCTTTTAGCTGGCATCATACTTTTAGTACTAGCCTGGAGAAAGTAAAGAAAATTACCTTTAAGGCAAACCTAAGTCCTGCCTGCGGGGGAAACTTTCGCGAGCGAAAGCCAAGAGGTTTCTGTTTAAAAGTGGGGTGTTTTTAGCTAATTTAAGTTGCACAGGGATTCCTTGCTGTGATAAAATACCACGGGAGGTGAGGGATAGGTGGCCCATACTAAATCGGCCAAAAAACGGATAAAGATCATTGAGAAACGTACTTTGCGGAATAAGGCCATTAAATCCAGGGTTAAGAACGCCATCAAGAAGTTTGAGAAGGCGTTGGCAGGCGGAGCCTTGGAAGAAGCCAAGGAGAACTTGCGGCAAGCACTGCGTATTATAGATAAGGCAGTTACCAAAGGAGTGTTACACCGCAATACTGCGGCTAGGAAAAAATCGCGGCTGCAGCAGCGCTTTAACCGGGCCGTGGCCGGGTAAGGGTCCATATAAGTTGTTCTAAAATCAGGCGAGGCTCGGTTGCTCCTGTTTTTAAAGCCACGTCTGCTTTAAGGATTTTCTCCAGGGCTGAAGCGGCAGAAGCTAGGGAATACTTCTGGGCAAGGCGGGCTATCTTTTTAGCCGCCCAAGGATGGAGACCCAGGACTTCCGTTAAAGGAGAATGTAGCCCATGTATATGGGCTAAAAGTATAAGACGAAACTGGCGGGCTATCATGCCCAGGATGGCCAAGGGAGCTTCGCCGGAAGCTAGGAGCCTTCGACATAGGTCTATAGCTGTTGAACGATCTCCTTCTGTCAAGGCGTCCAGGAGCTGGAAGATAGCCTTAGAGTTTAAAGAGGTAGGGATCAAGGCTTCCACATCACGTAGGGTAATAGGGGTTCCAGGCGGGAGGTATAGATCTAGTTTTGCTAGTTCCTTTAGCCCCTGCTCGAGGCCTATAACAGTTTCGGCTAGAGCTTGAGCCGCCTCTTCTTCCATAGCACGGCCCTGTTTTCGGGCTTCTTCCTTAAACCACTGGGCCAGATCGGTTGGTGGTAGACCCTTTAATTCCACTATCCGCCCTGCTTGTTGAACAGCTTTCACGAGCTTTTTTCTTTTATCTATCTCTTCCCCGGCTATAAGTACTAGGCAGGTGGTGGGGCAATATGGGGATAGGGCGGCGAGCAGGGCTTCTTCATTTAAAGGCGCATCCTTAACCACGATCAGGCGCCTGATAGATAGTACCGGCGGTGTTCGCGTGGCAGATAAGAGGCTTTCGTGAGTTACTTCTTCCCCTTCAAACTCCTGATAATCAAAAAGCTCGGCTCCCGGGCCGAGCAATTTATTTTTTAGGGCTTCAACCGCCCGGGCTATAAGATATTTTTCCTGGCCGTAAAAGAGGTAAACCGGAGCTACAAAACCGGTGGCCAGCTCTTTTTGGAATTCTTGCCAGGTCATTCTAAACTCCCCAGTTTCTAGTATAGAGGTATTAAACGCCTTACCATTATTATAGCAATTATAAAGCGGACTTTCGCGAACGCAATACAAGCTACCCAGCTTAAAAAATGGGGAACATATCAGCAGGAACCTAAGCTTAAGCGGAGTATGATCTATTTTCTAATGGGACAATATTTTATCATTACCGGGACCCTCGCCTTTATAATTGGACTTTGGCTAGCCCGCTGGGTAGTCCTCCCTGTGATCCCGGCCTTAATTATAGCTTTGGGAGCATTGGTTCTATTATCCTTTTTTAACCTGCGGCCCCGTACTAGGATGGTTGTTTTTCTCCTCGCCCTTTTAAGCGGCGGTTATGCTAAAGCTAACTGGGATTATACTTACCGTTCTACCCAACTCGCGAGCAAATTAAATACCTTTCTCGAACTTCGGGGTGTAGTGATGGAGGAGCCTAAAATATACCCCCGCCGGGTGGTTTACCTTTTGGAAGCCTGGGAAATAAAACAGAAGGATGACCAACGGAAAGTAAAGGAAAAGGTGGAAGTCGTCCAGTATTTTCAGAGGGGGAAAGCCCCACCTTGCTATAGGTATGGTGATGTTTTAAAGGTACAGGGTCGCTTGGAACTTCCTACTACTGCCCGCAATCCAGGAGAATTTGATTACCGGGCTTACCTAGCCCGCCGTTACATATATACCCAAGTGATTGTGGATAATCCCAATAATATAACCAAAATAGGAGAAGTTAGTGGCTACCCCTGGTGGCGTCTTGCTTTAAAGGCGAAGGAACGGGCCCGGACAGCTATAACTTCGGCCCTTCCTCCCCGCTTTAGCGGTCTTCTCCTAGCCCTCCTCTTCGGAGATAAAGAAAAATTGGAACAGGGAGATGTAGATGTTTTTAAAACTTTAGGGGTAATGCATGTCTTCGCTGTCTCCGGCCTCCATGTAGGCTTTGTGCTGCTTTTTCTCATGGGCTTGGCAGGGTTTATGGGATTACACTTGGGAACGGCAGTAACGATAAGCATAGCTGGCCTTCTTTTTTATGCAGCACTAGCCGGCTTTAGTCCCTCTATCACCCGAGCAGTAATCATGGGAAATCTGGGGTTATACGCTTACTTAAAACGTCAAAAGTTTTACTTTTACACTTCCCTCTCTTTAGCGGCTTTCCTTATCCTACTTTTTCAGCCACGCTCCTTATACGATACTGGCTTTCAACTATCCTTTCTGGCCACGTGGGGTCTTGTTTACTTTTATCCCTTAGGCGATGGTTTACTAGGCTGGCTACCTTCCTGGCGGCGCTACTTGATAGTACCCTTGGCTGCCCAGATCGCTGTACTGCCTTTGACCGCTTATTATTTTAACCTTCTCCCTCTTTTGAGCTTACCAGCTAACTTAATAACGGTAGCTTTAACTGGAGTGGTTACCCTTTTGGGTCTGGCTAGTTTCCTCGCCGCTCAAGTTTCCTTAGTGGCTGGTCAAGCCTTGGCTGCCACCACCGAACCTTTGCTAGCCTTACTTCTATATGTACTTTATAAGCTAGGCTCCTTGCCTGGCGCTGCCCTCCCGGTCCCTACTCCCTCCTTAGCCTGGATAGTTGGCTACTATACGGTCTTGATCTTGCTACGGGAAATTTATGTAAGGTGGGAACACCCGCGCCTCCTATGGTGGCGCACGCGCTATTTAAAGGCTAAGGCCTTGCCCAAGATCATCGGGTTTCTAGTTTTGATAACGGGTAGTATTTTTTTCTTTTGGAGTCCCTCCCAAGATCGAGAGCTCCAGGTTACCTTCCTTGATGTAGGCCAGGGCGACGCCATATATATCCGCACACCAGCTGGTAAGCATGTGCTCATAGATGGAGGGGGTCGACCAGAGGAGGATATGGGTAAAGAAGTAGGAGAAAAGGTAGTGATCCCCTTTTTGCGGCACCAGGGTATAAGGAAGCTAGATGTTATAATTAGTACCCATCCTGATGCTGATCACATGGGAGGGTTACTAGCGGTGGTGAATAAGATACCTGTTTCCTTAGTGGTAGTACCACCCTTAAAGGGAAAGTTTCTATACGAATATGCGCCCTTGTTAGAAAGATTACGAGCTAACAATATTCCTTGGTCTGAGGCGGTCCGCGGGGACAGGCTTCGCCTTGATGATTCTGTAGAGGTTATTTTTTTTAATCCTGCAGGTGTTATACCAGAAACCAGATCCTCAGATAATAATTATTCTTTAGTTACCCGTTTTCAATATGGCCATATCGGATTTTTGTTCAGCGGGGATATAGAGGCTGAGGCCATGGAGGATATACTAAAGAGTGGGTTAGACATGGCCAGCACAGTTTTTCAGGTTCCCCATCACGGGAGTCGCTTCGGGTTACATGAAAAGTTTTTGGAGGAAGTAGGGCCCGCCCTGGTGGTCATCTCTGTGGGAGTGAAGAATAGCTTTGGTCATCCAAGCCACGAGAGCATTGACTACTGGCAATCCAAGGGAATACCTATTTTGCGTACTGATCAGCAGGGTGCTATTACCTTTTTTAGCAACGGATGGGAACTTAAGATTAAAACCCGAGGCCAGGATCTTAAGATTCCGGCTGTTTTAAAGGGTTCTCGTGTTTTAAGTCCTGAAGGACCTCGGCTATGACACGAGCCAAGAGCTTAGCTGATCTTTCCGCTTGATCTAAAGTATTATTGCTGCTTCCTATTTCTAAAAGAAGGGCCCGGGGATGGAGGTGCTGGTTATATCGACCTTGCTGTACACGGATACCTCGGGATAGCCCAGGATAGAGTTTGTCCATTTTGGCGGCTAATTTTTGGGCAAAGACTTCGTTTTGGCGCCAGTTAGGATGTTCCAGCCGGGCGTTGCTACCTACGATGATCAATATTTGAGCTACTTCTTGATTATTGATATAAGCCACCGGTGGCTGTTTAAGGCCAGCATCCCGGTGGATATCTAGCACAATTTGAATGGAAGGATT harbors:
- the nadD gene encoding nicotinate-nucleotide adenylyltransferase translates to MALADTFKRVGLMGGTFDPIHYGHLVTAEAARCEFNLDKVIFIPSGQPPHKKDYEVTSAEHRYRMTVLATASNPYFEVSRIEIDRPGLSYTVDTVSEYRRLWGPEPEIYFITGADAILEILHWKDVDILLTRCHFIAATRPGFPLARLEEVKPRLPQDAEQRIHLLEVPALAISSTDIRRRVREGKSIKYLLPEPVEEYIREQGLYRE
- the yqeK gene encoding bis(5'-nucleosyl)-tetraphosphatase (symmetrical) YqeK; translation: MKETHYDKLLAQKLSPARYRHSQGVASYAAELALKYRAEIGKARLAGLLHDYARDLPDEEILALAEKAGLITCEVERKLPILLHGPVGAYLIRRELGLDDEEILQAISRHTVGSADMTLLDKIIYLADALEPGRHYPGVEFLRSLVEEDLDKALLKALESSITYVLKKGQLLHPATVEARNYLLLKGNS
- the rsfS gene encoding ribosome silencing factor, with product MVDALRVAQVAARAARDKKGQQVVILDIRKISLIADYFVITHGTSIPQVQAIAREVEEKVTALGERLLRREGFDSARWILLDFGAVVVHVFMEEERKFYDLERLWGDAEVIEDNGF
- the leuS gene encoding leucine--tRNA ligase, which translates into the protein MEARYNFKEIEPKWQRRWEANELYKVREDDPRPKFYCLEMFPYPSGNLHMGHVRNYTIGDVVARFKRMRGFNVLHPMGWDAFGLPAENAAIKHGIHPAEWTWKNIANMRRQLKSMGISYDWDREIATCHPSYYRWTQWLFLQMYKHGLAYRKKAAVNWCPSCATVLANEQVVGGACERCGTPVTRRDLEQWFFRITKYADRLLEDLKKLPGWPEKVKVMQENWIGKSFGAEVVFRLEGSEEEIPVFTTRPDTLFGVTYMVLAPEHPLVEKLTRGTPYEEEVHRFVEAARHLSTLDRTATEKEKEGMFIGAYAVNPVNGEKIPVWIANYVLMEYGTGAVMGVPAHDQRDFEFARKYGLPIKVVIQPPDQELNPSTMEQAYVDPGIMVDSGPFTGLPSEEGKDKVIAYLEERGLGRRKVNYKLRDWLISRQRYWGAPIPIIYCDRCGIVPVPEEDLPVILPEGVEFKPTGESPLKECPEFVNTTCPACGSPARRETDTMDTFVCSSWYFLRYTSPHSQEVPFEREKVDYWMNVDQYIGGVEHAILHLMYARFFTKALYDFGLVGVEEPFKNLLTQGMVLKDGGKMSKSKGNVVSPEEIIDRYGADTARLFILFAAPPERDLEWSDQGVEGCYRFLNRVWRLVYNYSSRVRGIEENKGIRLLKKADKELYRLLHATIKKVTEDIEERFNFNTAISAIMELVNGLYDYQEQVVPEEQNLLLVKEALSKLIVLLAPFAPHIAEELWQGIGKEKSVHLESWPEYDPEALVADEVTVVVQINGKVRDRIQVPAGLKEEELREVVLSREKVANWLKGQQLLKVIVVPDKLVNLVVRKAG
- a CDS encoding MTH1187 family thiamine-binding protein, encoding MPVAQITVIPLGGPGSPSISSYVAELQRLLGETPGIKFQLTPMATVVEGDLDILFQVFRRMHELPFKKGALRVITSISIDDRKDKELTMEGKLESVRKKLKEG
- a CDS encoding DUF1646 family protein encodes the protein MILGLIIILILVLTLPFLVKPVEHNLEPFLFFMGLLATIVAGVLRKELVVEILENHLLYMITLAVLLAGILFKILQKRVKGAINGILKFLPLKVFLALIIILLGLLSSIITAIIASLVLVEIINNLPLDRRNKIRLDIIACFSIGLGAALTPIGEPLSTIATSKLDVDFWYLMREIGDLIIPGIVALGLLETYLLRTQGRSETLVAEQEEETYAGVIIRALKVFLFVLALELLGAGFKPVIDTYIIPLDSRLLYWINIISAILDNATLAAAEISPKMTSTQIEAILMGLLISGGMLIPGNIPNIVSAGRLKITSREWAALGVPLGLIILTIYYLIIFVL
- a CDS encoding ComEA family DNA-binding protein, which codes for MWEWDSRARWVLILIIAALLFGAGVQYGKWRQAGEMAGPAVERGVVGSPALKDRPREGEDRQPPVSKGEEFIKIHVAGAVERPGVYQLPTGARVNEALKLAGLLPEADPHALNLAAPLADGQQIIVPRMGEEGKVIPSGPVGSGSSKLQGKVNINTAGLEELDSLPGLGPSLAQRIIEYRQQHGPFQNIEDLQNVPGIGAKRWENLKDLITVR
- a CDS encoding undecaprenyl-diphosphate phosphatase, with amino-acid sequence MTVFQALVLGAIQGIAEFLPISSSAHLILTRFFFGWPDPGLAFDVALHVGTLVGVVTYFWSELTSLLLAGFTQPRSQEGRLFWYIIAASIPGGLFGVTLEEQAQTVFRTPALIAATLTLMGIGLWASDRWGRKKRGLKEINIWDTFLVGFSQALAIIPGVSRSGITMTAGLLGGLTREAAARFSFLLSVPIIAGAAFWELRHISWRHIDLAFAGGVFTSALLGFLAIKFLLRYLRRGSFGVFAWYRLLLAGIILLVLAWRK
- the rpsT gene encoding 30S ribosomal protein S20, producing MAHTKSAKKRIKIIEKRTLRNKAIKSRVKNAIKKFEKALAGGALEEAKENLRQALRIIDKAVTKGVLHRNTAARKKSRLQQRFNRAVAG
- the holA gene encoding DNA polymerase III subunit delta, which gives rise to MTWQEFQKELATGFVAPVYLFYGQEKYLIARAVEALKNKLLGPGAELFDYQEFEGEEVTHESLLSATRTPPVLSIRRLIVVKDAPLNEEALLAALSPYCPTTCLVLIAGEEIDKRKKLVKAVQQAGRIVELKGLPPTDLAQWFKEEARKQGRAMEEEAAQALAETVIGLEQGLKELAKLDLYLPPGTPITLRDVEALIPTSLNSKAIFQLLDALTEGDRSTAIDLCRRLLASGEAPLAILGMIARQFRLILLAHIHGLHSPLTEVLGLHPWAAKKIARLAQKYSLASAASALEKILKADVALKTGATEPRLILEQLIWTLTRPRPG
- a CDS encoding DNA internalization-related competence protein ComEC/Rec2 — translated: MIYFLMGQYFIITGTLAFIIGLWLARWVVLPVIPALIIALGALVLLSFFNLRPRTRMVVFLLALLSGGYAKANWDYTYRSTQLASKLNTFLELRGVVMEEPKIYPRRVVYLLEAWEIKQKDDQRKVKEKVEVVQYFQRGKAPPCYRYGDVLKVQGRLELPTTARNPGEFDYRAYLARRYIYTQVIVDNPNNITKIGEVSGYPWWRLALKAKERARTAITSALPPRFSGLLLALLFGDKEKLEQGDVDVFKTLGVMHVFAVSGLHVGFVLLFLMGLAGFMGLHLGTAVTISIAGLLFYAALAGFSPSITRAVIMGNLGLYAYLKRQKFYFYTSLSLAAFLILLFQPRSLYDTGFQLSFLATWGLVYFYPLGDGLLGWLPSWRRYLIVPLAAQIAVLPLTAYYFNLLPLLSLPANLITVALTGVVTLLGLASFLAAQVSLVAGQALAATTEPLLALLLYVLYKLGSLPGAALPVPTPSLAWIVGYYTVLILLREIYVRWEHPRLLWWRTRYLKAKALPKIIGFLVLITGSIFFFWSPSQDRELQVTFLDVGQGDAIYIRTPAGKHVLIDGGGRPEEDMGKEVGEKVVIPFLRHQGIRKLDVIISTHPDADHMGGLLAVVNKIPVSLVVVPPLKGKFLYEYAPLLERLRANNIPWSEAVRGDRLRLDDSVEVIFFNPAGVIPETRSSDNNYSLVTRFQYGHIGFLFSGDIEAEAMEDILKSGLDMASTVFQVPHHGSRFGLHEKFLEEVGPALVVISVGVKNSFGHPSHESIDYWQSKGIPILRTDQQGAITFFSNGWELKIKTRGQDLKIPAVLKGSRVLSPEGPRL